Proteins co-encoded in one Cytophaga hutchinsonii ATCC 33406 genomic window:
- the rplQ gene encoding 50S ribosomal protein L17 yields the protein MRHGKKDNHLGRTVTHRRALLSNMASSLILHKRISTTVPKAKELRKYVEPLITKAKADSTHSRRTVFSYLQNKDSVKELFDNVVEKIAARPGGYTRILKTGARIGDNADMCIIELVDYNETYVKDSEVKVAAKRTRRSTAAKKDDSSESTGAEPQA from the coding sequence ATGAGACACGGTAAAAAAGACAATCACCTAGGTAGAACAGTAACTCACAGAAGAGCTCTATTATCAAACATGGCTTCTTCTCTGATTCTTCATAAAAGAATTTCTACTACAGTTCCTAAGGCTAAGGAACTAAGAAAATATGTTGAGCCATTGATTACAAAAGCGAAAGCAGATTCTACGCACAGTAGAAGAACGGTTTTCTCTTATCTTCAAAATAAAGATTCAGTAAAAGAACTATTTGATAATGTTGTTGAGAAAATCGCAGCAAGACCAGGTGGTTATACTAGAATCCTTAAAACTGGAGCCCGTATCGGTGATAACGCTGATATGTGTATCATTGAATTAGTTGATTACAACGAAACATACGTAAAAGATTCAGAAGTTAAAGTTGCAGCAAAAAGAACACGTCGTTCTACTGCAGCTAAGAAAGATGATTCTTCTGAATCAACAGGTGCTGAACCACAGGCATAA
- a CDS encoding DNA-directed RNA polymerase subunit alpha — protein sequence MSILSFQMPEKVVMEKADDFHGLFEFKPLEKGYGVTIGNALRRILLSSLEGYAITGIKVPGVLHEFSTIPGVREDVTEIILNLKQVRFKKISDVNENKIVVSIKKQASFKAGDIAKFTSAYQILNPELLICNVDSNSNFDIELTLEKGRGYLPAEENKPAEQIFGYIPIDAIFTPIKNVKYSVENTRVEQRTDYEKLILEILTDGSIHPEDALKGAANILIKHFMLFSDQTMTFEAVKAEEEETVDEEFLHMRKLLKTSLADLDLSVRAYNCLKAADIKTLGELATLDISDMMKFRNFGKKSLNELEQLIIDKNLSFGMDTAKYKLDED from the coding sequence ATGTCTATTCTTTCTTTTCAAATGCCAGAAAAAGTGGTAATGGAAAAAGCAGACGATTTTCATGGTCTGTTCGAATTCAAGCCGCTTGAAAAAGGATATGGTGTAACTATCGGTAATGCTTTAAGAAGAATTTTATTATCTTCTCTTGAAGGTTATGCGATCACAGGAATCAAAGTTCCTGGCGTGTTACACGAGTTCTCAACAATTCCTGGCGTAAGGGAAGATGTAACTGAGATTATCTTGAACCTTAAGCAAGTTCGTTTCAAAAAGATTTCTGACGTGAACGAAAATAAAATCGTTGTTAGTATCAAGAAACAAGCTTCTTTCAAGGCTGGAGATATTGCTAAGTTTACTTCTGCTTATCAGATCCTAAACCCTGAATTATTAATCTGCAATGTAGATTCTAATTCAAACTTTGACATTGAGCTAACACTTGAAAAAGGTCGTGGTTATTTGCCTGCAGAAGAGAACAAACCAGCAGAACAAATCTTTGGTTATATTCCAATCGATGCTATTTTTACACCTATCAAAAATGTAAAATACAGCGTTGAGAATACAAGGGTAGAACAAAGAACGGATTACGAAAAACTAATTCTTGAAATATTAACGGATGGGTCTATTCACCCGGAAGATGCATTGAAAGGTGCTGCTAATATTTTAATAAAACACTTCATGTTATTCTCAGATCAAACAATGACGTTTGAAGCTGTGAAAGCTGAGGAAGAAGAGACAGTTGATGAAGAATTCTTACACATGAGAAAACTTCTTAAAACTTCTCTGGCTGATCTAGACTTGTCTGTACGTGCTTACAACTGTTTAAAGGCTGCTGATATCAAAACATTAGGAGAGCTTGCTACTCTTGATATTTCTGACATGATGAAGTTCCGCAACTTTGGTAAGAAGTCTCTAAACGAGTTAGAGCAGTTAATTATAGATAAAAACTTATCCTTTGGAATGGATACGGCTAAGTACAAACTTGACGAGGATTAA
- the rpsD gene encoding 30S ribosomal protein S4 yields MARYTGPRSRISRRFGEPVMGDSKALQKKNYAPGMHGRNKKRKQSEYSIQLKEKQKAKYTYGVLERQFAKTFDTAARKQGITGENLLKMLEARLDNTVYRLGIASSRRAARQLVIHKHIVVNGDVVNIPSYQLKPGDQLGVREKSKSIEAITDSLSTQSAKKFTWLEWDQSSMLGKFVTYPQREEIPENIQEQLIVELYSK; encoded by the coding sequence ATGGCACGTTATACTGGCCCAAGGTCTAGAATATCAAGAAGATTCGGTGAGCCTGTGATGGGGGATAGCAAAGCGCTTCAAAAGAAGAACTATGCGCCTGGAATGCACGGTAGAAATAAAAAAAGAAAGCAATCTGAATATTCTATTCAGTTAAAAGAAAAGCAAAAAGCTAAATATACTTATGGTGTATTAGAAAGACAATTTGCTAAAACTTTTGACACTGCAGCAAGAAAACAAGGTATCACTGGTGAAAACCTTTTGAAAATGCTTGAAGCTCGTTTAGATAATACAGTTTACCGTTTAGGTATTGCTTCATCAAGAAGAGCTGCTCGTCAACTTGTAATTCACAAACATATTGTGGTGAACGGTGATGTTGTAAACATTCCTTCATACCAATTGAAACCTGGCGATCAGTTAGGTGTTCGTGAGAAATCAAAATCAATCGAAGCAATAACAGATAGTCTTTCTACTCAATCAGCTAAGAAATTTACCTGGTTAGAGTGGGATCAATCAAGCATGTTAGGTAAATTTGTAACTTACCCTCAGCGTGAAGAAATTCCTGAAAACATCCAGGAACAACTGATTGTCGAGTTGTACTCTAAATAA
- the rpsK gene encoding 30S ribosomal protein S11, whose product MAQQSTAAKRKDKAKKRIVVIEPTGQVHIRASFNNIIISVTNSTGQVISWASAGKMGFRGSKKNTPYAAQVAAQNCAQVAFEGGMRKCEVFVKGPGSGRESAIRTIQNAGIEVLTIKDVTPMPHNGCRPPKKRRV is encoded by the coding sequence ATGGCTCAACAATCAACTGCCGCGAAAAGAAAAGATAAAGCTAAAAAAAGAATCGTAGTTATCGAACCTACAGGTCAGGTTCATATCAGAGCTTCTTTTAACAACATTATCATTTCTGTTACCAATAGTACAGGTCAAGTAATATCTTGGGCTTCTGCTGGTAAAATGGGATTCCGCGGATCTAAAAAGAATACTCCTTACGCTGCTCAGGTTGCAGCGCAAAACTGTGCTCAGGTTGCCTTTGAAGGCGGAATGAGAAAGTGTGAAGTTTTTGTAAAAGGACCAGGCTCAGGTAGAGAGTCTGCAATTCGCACCATCCAAAATGCAGGTATCGAAGTGTTAACGATTAAAGACGTTACGCCTATGCCACATAACGGATGCAGACCTCCTAAAAAGAGAAGAGTCTAA
- the rpsM gene encoding 30S ribosomal protein S13: MARISGVDIPDNKRGEVSLTYIYGIGRNSAQSILTKAGVNWDKKVSEWNDDEANAVRAIIASEHKTEGALKSEVQLSIKRLMDIGCYRGLRHRKGLPVRGQRTKNNCRTRKGKRKTVANKKKATK; encoded by the coding sequence ATGGCAAGGATTTCTGGTGTTGATATTCCCGATAACAAAAGAGGTGAAGTTTCTTTGACTTACATCTACGGTATTGGTCGTAATTCAGCTCAAAGTATTTTGACGAAAGCTGGTGTAAACTGGGACAAGAAAGTTAGTGAATGGAATGATGATGAGGCGAACGCAGTTCGTGCGATCATTGCTTCTGAACACAAAACTGAAGGTGCTCTTAAGTCTGAAGTACAATTAAGCATTAAACGTTTGATGGATATCGGCTGTTACAGAGGTCTTCGTCACAGAAAAGGATTACCTGTACGTGGTCAGCGTACAAAAAACAACTGTCGTACTCGTAAGGGTAAACGTAAAACAGTTGCAAATAAAAAGAAGGCAACTAAGTAG
- the rpmJ gene encoding 50S ribosomal protein L36 — MKVKTSIKKRSVDCKVVRRHGKLLVINKKNPRFKQRQG, encoded by the coding sequence ATGAAAGTAAAAACATCGATCAAAAAAAGAAGTGTAGATTGCAAAGTTGTCAGAAGACACGGCAAACTTCTAGTAATCAATAAGAAGAACCCACGGTTCAAACAAAGACAAGGTTAA
- the infA gene encoding translation initiation factor IF-1, with translation MSKQSSIEQDGKILEALSNAMFRVELSNGHQVIAHISGKMRMNYIKILPGDKVRMEMSPYDLTKGRIVFRYK, from the coding sequence ATGTCAAAACAGTCATCAATTGAGCAGGATGGTAAAATATTAGAAGCATTATCAAATGCAATGTTTCGTGTTGAATTGAGTAACGGGCACCAGGTAATCGCCCATATTTCAGGTAAAATGCGAATGAATTACATTAAGATATTGCCAGGAGACAAAGTAAGAATGGAAATGTCTCCATACGATTTAACCAAAGGAAGAATTGTATTTCGATATAAATAA
- the map gene encoding type I methionyl aminopeptidase, protein MAVIHYKSNEELEIIRESGKILGKAHAEIAKIIRPGVKTNELDKIAYQFIADNGGIPSFKGLYGFPSTLCISVNEVVVHGFPSEYELKDGDIISVDCGVKYNGYHSDSAYTYPVGNVKEEVLKLLRVTKESLYKGVEQAIVGNRIGDIGFSIQSFVEKEGYSVVRELVGHGLGKSLHEKPEVPNYGNRGKGLKLEENLVIAIEPMINLGKKNVVQENDGWTIRTSDKMPSAHFEHTVAVKKGKPEILTTFEFIEQIINI, encoded by the coding sequence ATGGCAGTAATTCATTACAAGTCTAATGAAGAGCTAGAGATTATTCGCGAAAGCGGAAAAATACTTGGTAAAGCTCATGCAGAAATTGCAAAAATCATCAGACCGGGAGTTAAAACAAATGAATTAGATAAAATAGCTTATCAATTCATAGCTGATAACGGAGGAATACCTTCCTTCAAAGGCTTATACGGTTTCCCTTCCACACTTTGTATTTCAGTGAATGAAGTTGTTGTTCACGGTTTCCCAAGTGAGTATGAATTAAAAGATGGTGATATTATCTCTGTTGATTGTGGTGTAAAATATAATGGATATCATAGCGATTCTGCTTATACTTACCCAGTCGGAAATGTTAAAGAAGAAGTTTTGAAACTGCTTCGCGTAACAAAAGAGAGCTTATATAAAGGTGTTGAACAAGCCATTGTCGGCAATAGAATAGGTGACATAGGATTTTCAATACAATCGTTCGTTGAAAAAGAAGGTTATTCAGTAGTTCGGGAATTGGTTGGGCATGGTTTAGGTAAAAGCCTTCATGAGAAACCGGAAGTACCAAATTACGGAAACAGAGGTAAAGGGCTTAAACTGGAAGAAAATCTGGTTATTGCTATCGAACCTATGATTAATCTAGGTAAAAAGAATGTAGTTCAGGAGAATGACGGCTGGACAATTCGTACATCAGATAAAATGCCTTCTGCACATTTCGAACATACGGTAGCAGTAAAAAAGGGAAAACCGGAAATTTTGACTACCTTTGAATTTATTGAACAAATTATTAATATTTAA
- the secY gene encoding preprotein translocase subunit SecY, giving the protein MKRFITTFKNIFSIEELRTRIFTTIMFLVMFRLGSFVVLPGVDPSKITEGTNTSGILGVINTFSGGAFNNVSVFGLGIMPYISASIVLQLLTFAVPYFQRLQKDGESGRKTINQYTRILTIFITVAQSIGYLAATLDEGMIYEGMNTPFMNVVRIVTLISGTMFCMWIGERITEKGIGNGISMLIMIGIVSRLPFALMAEVSSKNLEGALPLLIEFAALFAVIMLVVLVQQATRRIPIQYTKQIAGGKQVIGQRQYLPLKLIAAGVMPIIFAQSVMFLPAIIGSSFPDSEFATTIGSTMSDFTSWQYNVAFATMIILFTYFYTAITVNPNSIAEDLRRNGGFIPSVKPGLATSEYIDDVLTKITLPGSIFLALLAILPAFASMTGIEKEFAYFYGGTSLLIMIGVVLDTLQQIESFLLMKHYDGMMQTGRVKGRLDTAAV; this is encoded by the coding sequence ATGAAGCGTTTCATTACTACTTTTAAGAATATATTCTCAATAGAAGAACTTCGTACGAGAATCTTCACAACGATAATGTTCCTAGTTATGTTCAGACTAGGTTCTTTTGTTGTTTTACCAGGTGTAGACCCGAGTAAAATTACTGAAGGTACGAATACTAGCGGAATATTAGGTGTTATTAATACTTTCTCCGGCGGTGCATTCAATAACGTATCCGTATTTGGATTAGGTATCATGCCGTACATCTCGGCTTCAATTGTTCTTCAATTATTGACCTTTGCAGTTCCATATTTTCAACGTTTACAAAAAGACGGTGAATCAGGAAGAAAGACAATAAACCAGTATACAAGAATTTTAACAATTTTCATTACAGTTGCTCAATCAATAGGTTATTTAGCGGCAACATTAGATGAAGGTATGATTTATGAAGGAATGAATACACCTTTCATGAATGTAGTTAGAATTGTTACATTGATTTCCGGAACTATGTTCTGTATGTGGATCGGTGAGCGTATAACTGAAAAAGGAATTGGCAATGGTATTTCAATGTTGATCATGATTGGTATTGTTTCAAGATTACCATTCGCATTAATGGCTGAAGTATCATCTAAAAATCTTGAAGGTGCATTACCATTACTAATAGAATTTGCAGCTTTATTTGCAGTAATCATGCTGGTAGTTCTTGTGCAGCAGGCTACGCGGAGAATACCAATTCAATATACCAAACAAATTGCCGGAGGTAAGCAGGTAATTGGTCAACGTCAATATTTACCGTTGAAATTGATTGCTGCAGGCGTTATGCCGATTATCTTTGCTCAATCTGTGATGTTCCTTCCTGCAATTATCGGATCTTCATTTCCTGATTCGGAATTTGCAACAACGATTGGTTCAACAATGAGTGATTTCACTTCCTGGCAATACAATGTTGCTTTTGCAACAATGATCATATTGTTTACTTATTTCTATACAGCAATCACGGTTAATCCGAATTCAATTGCTGAAGATTTAAGAAGAAACGGGGGATTTATTCCTAGTGTTAAGCCAGGTCTTGCGACATCAGAGTATATTGATGATGTACTTACAAAAATAACATTGCCTGGATCTATATTTCTTGCTCTTTTAGCAATCTTACCTGCTTTTGCAAGTATGACTGGAATTGAAAAGGAATTTGCATATTTCTACGGCGGTACTTCTTTGTTGATTATGATTGGTGTTGTGCTTGACACACTTCAGCAAATCGAAAGCTTCTTATTGATGAAGCATTACGATGGAATGATGCAAACCGGTCGTGTTAAAGGAAGATTAGATACAGCTGCTGTTTAA
- the rplO gene encoding 50S ribosomal protein L15, producing MKLHTLRPAKGSVKTSKRIGRGTGSGRGGTSTKGHKGAKSRSGYSSKIGFEGGQMPLQRRLPKFGFKPLNKIEFKPINLDELLELIEKTGASVIDTALMNQNGLIGKNDKVKVLARGEVKSIKAEIIAHAFSASASEAITNAGGKVTLIG from the coding sequence ATGAAATTACATACATTAAGACCTGCAAAAGGTTCTGTAAAAACATCAAAACGTATAGGTAGAGGTACTGGATCTGGTAGAGGCGGTACATCAACTAAAGGTCATAAAGGAGCCAAATCCAGATCGGGTTATTCTTCTAAAATTGGTTTTGAAGGTGGTCAAATGCCGTTACAACGTCGTTTACCTAAGTTTGGATTTAAACCTCTGAACAAAATTGAATTCAAGCCAATCAATCTTGACGAATTACTTGAATTGATAGAAAAAACAGGTGCTTCTGTTATTGATACAGCTTTAATGAACCAGAATGGTTTGATCGGTAAAAACGATAAAGTTAAAGTTCTGGCAAGAGGTGAAGTTAAATCAATTAAGGCAGAAATTATTGCTCATGCATTTTCGGCTTCAGCTTCTGAAGCAATCACAAATGCTGGCGGTAAAGTTACTCTTATAGGCTAA
- the rpmD gene encoding 50S ribosomal protein L30, translating to MAKVKITQVVSAIKKTDNQKRVLASLGLGKINSSVEQELTPSIKGMLNKVNHLVVVSE from the coding sequence ATGGCAAAAGTTAAAATTACTCAAGTTGTAAGTGCAATTAAAAAAACTGATAACCAAAAAAGAGTATTAGCATCTTTAGGTTTAGGAAAGATTAATTCTTCAGTTGAACAAGAACTTACACCTTCAATAAAAGGAATGCTAAATAAGGTAAATCATTTAGTAGTTGTTAGCGAGTAA
- the rpsE gene encoding 30S ribosomal protein S5, whose product MSQVNVKTVKASEIELKEHVVAINRVAKVVKGGRRFSFSAIVVVGDGHGVVGHGLGKANEVTDAITKAIDDAKKNLIKVPVINGTLPHEMIGKYSGGFVFVKPAAPGTGVIAGGAMRAVFESAGIKDVLAKSKGSSNPHNVVKATIDALVKMRAPHKVAMQRGVAMSKVFNG is encoded by the coding sequence ATGTCTCAAGTCAACGTTAAAACGGTAAAAGCGAGTGAAATCGAGCTTAAAGAGCATGTTGTTGCTATTAACCGCGTTGCTAAAGTAGTTAAAGGTGGACGTCGTTTCAGTTTTTCTGCAATAGTTGTAGTAGGAGATGGACACGGTGTTGTTGGTCATGGTTTAGGTAAAGCAAATGAAGTTACAGATGCGATTACTAAAGCAATCGACGATGCCAAAAAGAATCTTATAAAAGTTCCTGTTATTAACGGAACTCTACCACATGAAATGATTGGTAAATACAGTGGTGGTTTTGTATTTGTTAAGCCAGCTGCTCCAGGTACTGGAGTAATTGCAGGTGGTGCGATGCGTGCTGTATTTGAAAGTGCTGGTATTAAAGACGTTTTAGCAAAATCTAAAGGTTCTTCAAACCCTCACAACGTAGTAAAAGCAACAATCGACGCATTAGTTAAAATGAGAGCTCCTCATAAAGTAGCTATGCAGCGCGGTGTTGCTATGAGTAAAGTATTTAATGGTTAA
- the rplR gene encoding 50S ribosomal protein L18 — protein MATKKDLRRLRIKRGIRNKISGTAEKPRLSVFRSNTGISAQLIDDISGLTLASCSSVEFKSSKGTKCEISTLVGKKIAEKAATKGIKNIVFDRGGFLYHGRVKALAEGAREGGLAF, from the coding sequence ATGGCAACTAAGAAAGATCTTAGAAGGCTCAGAATAAAAAGAGGTATCAGAAATAAAATTTCTGGTACTGCTGAGAAACCGAGATTATCTGTATTCAGAAGCAATACAGGTATATCAGCTCAATTAATTGATGATATCAGTGGCTTAACTCTTGCAAGCTGTTCTTCTGTTGAATTCAAGTCTAGTAAAGGTACTAAATGCGAAATTTCAACATTAGTAGGAAAAAAAATTGCAGAAAAAGCAGCTACTAAAGGCATCAAAAACATTGTTTTTGATAGAGGTGGCTTTTTGTATCACGGTCGTGTGAAAGCATTGGCTGAAGGTGCAAGAGAAGGTGGTTTAGCATTCTAA
- the rplF gene encoding 50S ribosomal protein L6 has translation MSRIGKLPVTLPEKVELSVSPSNLVTVKGPKGTLTQQVDVDIKVSVEDGKVVVARPTEQKRHKALHGLYRSLISNMVQGVSQGYKVELELVGVGYKATATNNILELSLGYSHGIFLKLPSEISASALTEKGKNPIVTLECIDKQLIGQVSAKIRSLRKIEPYKGKGVRFKGEVVRRKAGKTASK, from the coding sequence ATGTCACGTATCGGTAAATTACCTGTAACTCTTCCGGAAAAAGTTGAATTATCTGTATCACCAAGTAATCTTGTGACAGTAAAAGGCCCTAAAGGTACTCTTACTCAACAAGTTGATGTAGATATCAAAGTTTCCGTAGAAGATGGAAAGGTTGTAGTTGCTAGACCAACTGAGCAAAAAAGACACAAAGCATTACATGGTTTGTATCGCTCATTAATCAGCAACATGGTTCAAGGTGTTAGCCAAGGCTATAAAGTTGAACTTGAATTAGTTGGTGTTGGTTACAAAGCAACAGCTACTAATAACATTCTTGAATTAAGCTTAGGATATTCTCACGGTATCTTTTTGAAGTTACCTTCAGAAATCTCAGCTTCAGCGTTAACGGAAAAGGGTAAAAACCCTATCGTTACTTTAGAGTGTATTGATAAGCAGTTAATCGGTCAGGTTTCTGCAAAAATCAGATCTCTAAGAAAAATCGAACCTTACAAAGGTAAAGGTGTTCGATTCAAAGGAGAAGTTGTACGAAGAAAAGCTGGTAAAACAGCATCTAAATAA
- the rpsH gene encoding 30S ribosomal protein S8, with translation MDPIADYLTKIRNAIKAKHRVVEVPASNIKKEITKVLFDKGYIQSYKFEESAVQGSIKIALKYHPLTKESAIVKIERISKPGLRKYTHAETMPRVLNGLGVAIVSTSKGIMSDKEAKNLNIGGEVLCFVY, from the coding sequence ATGGATCCAATAGCCGATTACCTTACAAAAATCAGAAACGCGATAAAAGCAAAGCATCGCGTTGTTGAGGTTCCTGCTTCAAATATCAAGAAGGAGATTACTAAGGTATTATTTGATAAAGGTTATATTCAAAGCTATAAATTTGAAGAGAGTGCTGTTCAGGGCTCTATTAAAATAGCTTTAAAATATCACCCGCTTACAAAAGAATCAGCGATCGTTAAGATTGAGCGTATCAGTAAGCCAGGTTTGAGAAAATACACACACGCTGAAACTATGCCACGCGTGTTAAATGGTCTTGGTGTAGCTATCGTTTCTACCTCAAAAGGTATCATGAGCGATAAAGAGGCTAAGAATCTAAATATAGGCGGAGAAGTTCTTTGCTTTGTATATTAA
- the rpsN gene encoding 30S ribosomal protein S14 — protein MAKESVKARERKKQATVERFAAKRKALKEAGDYVGLDKLPKNASPVRLHNRCKLTGRPRGYMRKFGINRVTFRELAANGKIPGVTRASW, from the coding sequence ATGGCTAAAGAATCGGTAAAAGCTAGAGAAAGAAAAAAGCAGGCAACAGTTGAAAGATTTGCTGCTAAAAGAAAAGCTCTAAAAGAAGCAGGTGATTATGTAGGTTTAGATAAACTACCTAAAAATGCTTCTCCAGTACGTTTGCACAATCGTTGTAAGTTGACTGGTCGTCCAAGAGGTTACATGAGAAAATTCGGTATCAACCGTGTTACTTTCAGAGAACTTGCTGCAAATGGTAAAATTCCAGGTGTAACCAGAGCCAGTTGGTAA
- the rplE gene encoding 50S ribosomal protein L5: MANPRLKDKYLNDILPELKKKFQYSSVMQVPKITKIVINKGIGAAVADKKLVDVGVDELTLISGQKAVATKSKLDVSNFKLRANMPIGAKVTLRGNHMYEFLDRLTAVALPRVRDFKGINDKGFDGRGNYTLGVKEQIIFPEISIDKINKITGMDITIVTTANTDEESFELLKAFGMPFASLKK, from the coding sequence ATGGCTAATCCTAGATTAAAAGATAAATATCTTAATGATATTCTTCCGGAACTAAAGAAGAAGTTTCAGTACTCTTCCGTTATGCAAGTTCCTAAGATTACAAAGATTGTAATCAATAAAGGTATTGGTGCAGCTGTAGCTGACAAGAAATTAGTTGATGTAGGTGTTGATGAACTTACATTGATCTCTGGTCAGAAAGCAGTAGCTACTAAATCAAAGTTAGATGTTTCTAACTTCAAACTTAGAGCTAATATGCCAATCGGTGCTAAAGTTACGTTAAGAGGTAATCACATGTATGAGTTCCTTGACCGTTTAACGGCAGTGGCTTTACCACGTGTGCGTGATTTCAAAGGTATCAACGATAAAGGTTTTGACGGTCGTGGAAATTACACATTAGGTGTAAAAGAACAGATCATTTTCCCTGAAATCAGCATTGATAAAATAAATAAAATTACTGGTATGGACATCACGATCGTGACTACTGCCAATACAGACGAAGAAAGTTTTGAACTTCTGAAAGCATTCGGTATGCCGTTTGCATCTCTGAAAAAATAA
- the rplX gene encoding 50S ribosomal protein L24 has translation MASNKQTKLHVRTGDNVIVISGDDKRKSGKVLSVDKENQKAIVEGINIVTKHNKPTANVPNGGIVKKEAPIHISKLMIADPKTGKATRIGRKEDKNGKMVRYAKQSGEVIK, from the coding sequence ATGGCAAGCAACAAACAAACAAAACTACATGTCCGCACAGGTGATAACGTTATTGTTATCTCTGGTGATGATAAAAGAAAGAGCGGTAAAGTTCTTTCTGTAGATAAGGAAAACCAAAAGGCAATTGTAGAAGGTATCAATATTGTTACTAAGCACAATAAGCCAACAGCGAATGTACCTAACGGTGGCATCGTTAAGAAAGAGGCTCCTATTCACATCAGTAAATTGATGATCGCTGATCCTAAAACAGGAAAAGCAACAAGAATCGGCCGTAAAGAAGATAAAAACGGCAAAATGGTTAGATACGCTAAACAGTCAGGGGAGGTAATCAAGTAA
- the rplN gene encoding 50S ribosomal protein L14, whose product MIQQESRLSVADNSGAKEVLVIRVLGGTGKRYASIGDKVVVTVKSAISSSNMKKGTVSKAVVVRTKKEVKRADGSYIRFSDNAAVLLNNNDEPRGTRIFGPVARELRDKQFMKIVSLAPEVL is encoded by the coding sequence ATGATACAGCAGGAATCAAGGCTATCCGTAGCAGACAACAGTGGTGCTAAAGAAGTATTAGTAATCCGTGTACTAGGTGGTACAGGTAAAAGATATGCTTCAATTGGCGACAAAGTTGTTGTGACTGTAAAGTCAGCAATTTCTTCAAGCAATATGAAGAAGGGTACGGTATCTAAAGCCGTGGTGGTACGCACCAAAAAAGAAGTTAAGCGTGCGGATGGTTCATACATCCGTTTCTCTGATAACGCTGCAGTTTTGTTAAACAATAATGATGAACCAAGAGGTACTCGTATCTTCGGTCCAGTTGCGCGCGAATTGAGAGACAAGCAATTTATGAAAATCGTTTCATTAGCCCCTGAAGTTCTTTAA
- the rpsQ gene encoding 30S ribosomal protein S17 yields the protein MEEILRNARKERTGKVVSNKMNKSITVAVERKVKHAKYGKFIHKTTKLMAHDENQECGIGDTVRVMETRPLSKLKRWRLVEVIEKAK from the coding sequence ATGGAAGAGATTCTAAGAAACGCCAGAAAAGAAAGAACTGGCAAAGTAGTTAGTAATAAGATGAATAAATCTATTACTGTAGCTGTTGAACGTAAGGTAAAACACGCTAAGTATGGTAAATTCATACACAAAACTACAAAATTAATGGCCCATGATGAAAATCAGGAATGCGGAATTGGTGATACAGTGCGCGTTATGGAAACAAGACCATTAAGTAAATTGAAACGTTGGAGACTCGTTGAAGTCATTGAAAAAGCTAAGTAA
- the rpmC gene encoding 50S ribosomal protein L29, producing MKTAEIKGLSVEDLKQRIVAEKENLHKLKFAHAISPIENPMKISHTRKLIAQLSTELTAKSK from the coding sequence ATGAAAACTGCTGAAATAAAAGGTTTATCGGTAGAAGATTTAAAGCAACGTATCGTTGCTGAAAAAGAGAACTTGCACAAGCTGAAATTTGCGCATGCGATTTCTCCGATTGAGAATCCGATGAAAATAAGTCATACTCGTAAGCTGATCGCTCAATTGAGTACTGAACTTACTGCAAAAAGTAAATAA